In Amphiprion ocellaris isolate individual 3 ecotype Okinawa chromosome 3, ASM2253959v1, whole genome shotgun sequence, one genomic interval encodes:
- the LOC111588126 gene encoding F-box/LRR-repeat protein 14-like: protein MFEMETHISCLFPEILAIIFSYLDVKDKGRVAQVCAAWRDASYHKSVWRGVEAKLHLRRANPSLFPSLQTRGIKKVQILSLRRSLSYVIQGMPHIESLNLCGCFNLTDNGLGHAFVQDIPSLRVLNLSLCKQITDSSLGRIAQYLKNLEVLELGGCSNITNTGLLLIAWGLHRLKSLNLRSCRHVSDVGIGHLSGMTRSAAEGCLSLEKLTLQDCQKLTDLSLKHVSKGLNKLKVLNLSFCGGISDAGMIHLSHMTHLCSLNLRSCDNISDTGIMHLAMGSLRLSGLDVSFCDKIGDQSLAYIAQGLYQLKSLSLCSCHISDDGINRMVRQMHELKTLNIGQCVRITDKGLELIADHLTQLTGIDLYGCTKITKRGLERITQLPCLKVLNLGLWQMTESERVR from the coding sequence ATGTTTGAAATGGAGACACATATATCGTGCCTTTTCCCGGAAATTTTGGCCATTATTTTCAGTTACCTGGACGTTAAAGACAAAGGAAGAGTAGCCCAAGTGTGCGCGGCCTGGAGAGACGCGTCCTACCACAAGTCTGTGTGGAGGGGGGTGGAAGCCAAGCTCCATCTGCGGAGAGCCAACCCGTCTCTGTTCCCCAGCCTGCAGACCAGGGGCATCAAGAAGGTGCAGATCCTCAGCCTGAGGCGAAGTCTGAGTTACGTGATTCAGGGGATGCCGCACATCGAAAGCCTTAATTTGTGTGGATGTTTCAACCTCACAGACAATGGTCTGGGACATGCCTTTGTGCAAGACATCCCATCACTGCGGGTCCTGAACCTCAGCCTTTGTAAACAGATCACTGACTCCAGCCTGGGCAGGATCGCCCAGTACCTCAAAAACCTGGAGGTGCTTGAACTCGGGGGGTGCAGCAATATCACAAACACGGGCCTGTTGCTCATTGCCTGGGGCTTGCACAGACTCAAGAGCCTTAACCTGCGCAGCTGCAGGCATGTGTCGGATGTGGGCATCGGTCACCTGTCAGGTATGACCCGCAGCGCTGCGGAGGGCTGCCTGTCCCTGGAGAAGCTAACCTTGCAGGACTGCCAGAAGCTGACTGACCTTTCTCTCAAACATGTCTCAAAGGGCCTAAACAAGCTTAAAGTGCTCAACCTCAGCTTCTGTGGGGGGATATCGGATGCAGGGATGATCCACCTGTCACACATGACCCACCTGTGCAGCCTGAACCTGCGGTCGTGTGATAACATCAGCGACACTGGGATAATGCATCTGGCTATGGGCTCCCTCCGGCTGTCTGGACTTGATGTCTCCTTCTGCGATAAGATTGGAGACCAGAGCCTGGCTTACATCGCCCAGGGCTTGTACCAGCTCAAGTCCCTGTCTCTGTGCTCCTGTCACATCAGCGACGACGGCATCAACAGGATGGTACGCCAGATGCACGAACTCAAGACTCTCAACATTGGACAGTGTGTGCGAATCACAGACAAAGGGCTGGAGTTGATAGCTGACCACTTGACCCAGCTGACAGGAATCGATCTGTACGGTTGTACTAAGATCACCAAGAGGGGTCTGGAGAGGATAACGCAGCTCCCGTGCCTTAAAGTATTAAACCTGGGACTGTGGCAGATGACCGAGAGCGAGAGAGTGAGGTGA